In the Victivallis sp. Marseille-Q1083 genome, one interval contains:
- a CDS encoding prepilin-type N-terminal cleavage/methylation domain-containing protein: MNQKKKFTLIELLVVIAIIAILASMLLPALSKAKAAAMAIKCTSNLKQIGLAALMYADENDDYGPLGKFKDSGAYYYYELAPTLGVPQLSFTDPQIQQTPFYCPTFVGGTGRTDYYGLSYAINYYICGEVDPSGNLTAAGVPLTRVTKPSERGYLFEGDGVPVMTNNTAQPDAGYVRRHGNGRVSNVLFVDGHVDKWSREIGFYVDGNTDTDILSDWGSVTN, from the coding sequence ATGAACCAAAAGAAAAAATTCACACTGATCGAACTGCTCGTCGTCATCGCGATTATTGCCATATTGGCCAGCATGCTGCTGCCGGCGCTGAGCAAAGCGAAAGCCGCCGCCATGGCGATCAAATGTACCAGCAACCTGAAACAGATCGGTCTGGCGGCCCTGATGTACGCCGATGAAAACGACGACTACGGGCCGCTCGGCAAATTTAAAGACTCCGGCGCCTATTATTACTATGAATTGGCGCCGACCCTCGGCGTGCCGCAATTGAGTTTTACCGATCCGCAGATTCAACAGACGCCATTTTACTGCCCGACCTTTGTCGGCGGAACCGGCCGCACCGATTATTACGGTCTCAGTTATGCGATCAACTATTATATCTGCGGGGAAGTCGATCCGTCCGGCAACCTGACTGCGGCCGGAGTGCCGCTGACCCGGGTGACCAAGCCGTCCGAACGCGGTTACCTGTTCGAGGGAGACGGGGTTCCGGTGATGACCAACAATACCGCCCAGCCGGATGCCGGTTATGTCCGCCGTCACGGCAACGGCCGGGTTTCCAATGTGCTCTTCGTCGATGGCCATGTCGATAAATGGTCGCGGGAAATCGGCTTCTATGTGGACGGCAATACCGACACGGACATCCTCAGCGACTGGGGCAGCGTGACCAATTGA